Proteins encoded together in one Telopea speciosissima isolate NSW1024214 ecotype Mountain lineage chromosome 6, Tspe_v1, whole genome shotgun sequence window:
- the LOC122665433 gene encoding protein FAR1-RELATED SEQUENCE 5-like, translating to MENIMQELGGCLWFDNIVYANFVDLIMQSESQVVDKVLSSYENDEEEYNCFGGDEENQDFVEDEGEDGKQDDEQINDAIAQKRGEGIVGPDENDELCPFVGMEFATQDEAHVFYIRYARKMGFSTRKHSTSKSQRTGKVIGRCFCCSHQGYSNSKTIRVEDKKKPRPESRTGCKAMMWIRRKKGDRWVVSQIIKEHNHVLASPSTRNNPHPHRIITEDQGEVVQNMHSCGLRTNLMMNFMHLETGGSHHVDFTLRETRNFLSKRRQRELPKGDIEIILDYFDCQRTKNPLFFYSIQVDSDGQMTNFFWADARSRMDCHLFGDVVCVDPTYGTSRYNMPFVPVVGINHHHQTMLFGAALLFDGTEESFVWLLETFMRAIGGQHPKVIFTDQESAIGGAINRVFPGTHHRFCLWNIMGNAANYMPRIFNAHSGFARDFENCLCGGETDEEFESKWEGMLLRYGLRGNIWLMRLYEKREKWAWIYTRDIFCASMYTTHHIESINAYFDRYLKRNMPLSEFLKHYDKAVIARRKVEDDEDLETNHKKPVLRVGMDIEEEAAKVYTRTIFRKFQEELVQGLNYRHEKIEENGPNFTYGVWKREQEQARCIVTFDISHSNAKCSCQLFERAGYLCRHILKIFLVADVHNIPTQYILKRWMRDVKSEPLVNDQGEEVRFGCYNLMSIRYSNLYCEVLNIASKAAVTDEVYRIAVNGLHTALQEVEIALQKVSLGPIEHSKEIESTHENIGQGPQNVRVTSWIGNWPELDNV from the exons ATGGAGAACATAATGCag GAACTGGGAG GTTGTTTATGGTTTGATAACATTGTTTATGCTAATTTTGTAGATCtaataatgcaaagtgaaagCCAAGTTGTGGATAAGGTTTTATCTTCGTATgaaaatgatgaagaagagTATAATTGCTTTGGTGGAGATGAAGAAAACCAAGATTTTGTGGaggatgaaggagaagatggaaAGCAAGATGATGAGCAGATAAATGATGCCATCGCTCAAAAGCGAGGGGAAGGTATTGTGGGTCCAGATGAGAATGATGAGCTTTGTCCATTTGTTGGCATGGAATTCGCAACCCAAGATGAGGCACATGTCTTCTATATTCGTTATGCTAGAAAGATGGGATTCAGTACTCGAAAACATTCAACTTCTAAATCCCAACGTACTGGCAAAGTAATAGGCCGTTGTTTCTGTTGTTCCCATCAAGGATACAGTAATTCCAAAACCATCAGAGTTGAAGACAAGAAAAAACCACGCCCAGAATCAAGAACAGGGTGCAAGGCAATGATGtggataagaagaaaaaaaggagatagATGGGTCGTAAGTCAGATTATAAAAGAGCATAACCATGTTTTGGCATCTCCAAGCACCAGGAACAACCCTCATCCTCACCGAATAATAACTGAAGATCAGGGGGAGGTTGTTCAAAACATGCATTCATGTGGACTTCGAACTAATCTCATGATGAACTTTATGCATCTTGAAACTGGGGGAAGTCACCATGTTGACTTTACTTTAAGAGAGACAAGAAATTTTTTGAGTAAGAGACGGCAAAGAGAGCTTCCAAAGGGAGATATAGAAATCATACTTGATTACTTTGACTGTCAACGAACAAAAAATCCTTTATTCTTCTATTCAATTCAAGTTGATTCAGATGGTCAGATGACAAactttttttgggctgatgctagGTCAAGGATGGACTGCCATCTTTTTGGTGATGTGGTTTGTGTTGACCCAACATATGGCACAAGTAGGTACAACATGCCTTTTGTCCCAGTTGTTGGAattaatcatcatcatcaaactaTGTTATTTGGTGCTGCATTACTTTTTGATGGAACAGAAGAGTCATTTGTGTGGTTGTTGGAAACATTTATGAGGGCCATTGGTGGCCAGCATCCCAAAGTAATATTTACTGACCAAGAATCAGCAATTGGAGGTGCAATAAATCGTGTTTTTCCAGGTACACATCATCGGTTTTGTTTATGGAACATAATGGGAAATGCTGCTAACTACATGCCACGTATATTTAATGCACATAGTGGGTTTGCTCGTGACTTCGAGAATTGCTTGTGTGGTGGTGAGACAGATGAGGAGTTTGAGTCTAAATGGGAAGGGATGCTTTTGAGATATGGCTTAAGGGGAAATATATGGCTCATGAGATTGTATGAAAAGCGAGAGAAGTGGGCATGGATTTATACACGTGATATATTTTGTGCATCCATGTACACCACTCATCATATTGAAAGCATAAATGCTTACTTTGATAGATATCTGAAAAGGAATATGCCTTTAAGTGAATTTTTAAAGCACTATGATAAGGCTGTCATAGCTCGgagaaaagtagaagatgatgaagatcttGAGACCAACCATAAGAAGCCAGTTTTGAGGGTTGGCATGGATATTGAAGAAGAGGCAGCTAAAGTTTATACAAGAACCATTTTTCGGAAGTTTCAAGAGGAGTTAGTTCAAGGTCTTAATTACCGTCATGAAAAAATTGAGgaaaatggaccaaatttcACTTATGGCGTGTGGAAAAGGGAACAAGAACAGGCTAGGTGCATTGTCACATTTGATATCTCCCACAGTAATGCCAAGTGTAGCTGCCAGCTGTTTGAACGAGCTGGCTACCTGTGTAGACACATACTGAAGATATTTTTGGTTGCAGATGTTCATAATATTCCTACTCAATACATATTAAAAAGGTGGATGAGAGATGTGAAATCAGAACCTCTAGTGAACGACCAGGGTGAAGAAGTACGATTTGGATGTTATAACCTTATGTCAATTCGATACTCTAATCTTTACTGTGAAGTACTCAACATTGCATCAAAGGCTGCTGTGACTGATGAAGTGTACAGGATTGCAGTGAATGGGCTACATACTGCGTTACAAGAAGTCGAAATTGCATTGCAAAAGGTATCGCTTGGTCCCATAGAGCACTCAAAGGAAATTGAAAGCACACATGAAAACATTGGTCAAGGGCCACAAAATGTTAGGGTTACCTCTTGGATTGGCAACTGGCCTGAGCTAGATAACGTGTGA